The following are from one region of the Pygocentrus nattereri isolate fPygNat1 chromosome 20, fPygNat1.pri, whole genome shotgun sequence genome:
- the LOC119261770 gene encoding cytochrome c oxidase subunit 7C, mitochondrial has translation MLGQAVRRFATSAVRSSHYAEGPGKNLPFSVENKWRLLGMMVLFFGSGFTFPFLVVRHQILKK, from the exons ATGCTCGGACAAGCAGTTCGCCGGTTCGCAACCTCTGCTGTGCGCTCTTCGCACTATGCTGAGGGACCAGGGAAG AACCTGCCTTTCTCTGTAGAAAACAAGTGGAGGCTGCTGGGTATGATGGTGCTGTTCTTCGGCAGCGGCTTTACCTTCCCTTTCCTTGTCGTAAGGCACCAGATCCTGAAGAAGTGA